CTCCAGGCCAAGCGGCGTTCGCGCTCGATCGAGCAGCAACTGGCGGACAACTACATCGAACGCCGCAAGGACTACGAACTCACCGTCAACGCTGGGGACGCGGTCGGTCGCGTCAACGGCCTCGCGGTGATGGGCGAAGACAGCGGGATCGTCATGCCCGTCATGGCAGAAGTCGCCCCGTCTCAGGGGCCTGGCGAGGTGATCGCCACCGGGAAACTCCAAGAGATCGCGATGGAAGCCGTCCAGAACGTCAGCGCGATCATCAAGAAGTTCTCGGATGAAGACATCTCCGAGAAGGACATCCACATCCAGTTCGTCCAGTCCTACGAGGGCGTCGAGGGTGACTCGGCGTCTGTCACCGTCGCGACGGCCGTCATCTCGGCCCTGGAAAACATCCCGGTCGAGCAGAACATCGCCATGACCGGCTCGCTGTCGGTCCGAGGCGACGTCTTGCCGGTCGGTGGCGTGACCCACAAGATCGAGGCCGCCGCCAAGACCGGCCTGGACAAGGTCATCATCCCCAAAGCCAACGAACAGGACGTGATGATCGAAGACGAATACAAGGACCAAATCGAGATCATCCCCGTCACACACCTCTCGGAGGTGCTCGAAGTGGCTCTGGCCGGCGAACCCGAGAAGGATTCGCTGGTCGATCGACTCAAGTCGATCACCGGCCAGGCCCTAGAGACGAACGTCGGTCGGACGAACCCGAGCCCGCAGTAACCCGTGCTCCGGTGGGCCGGCTTCGTCGGCCTCAGTTGGCTCCTTATCGCACTCGTTTTCGTGTTGACTCGACACACACAGCGCGTCGTCGCGGCTGCAACTGATGAGCCGGATTCGACTGACGAGATGGCACGCTCACTGTCGACACCGGCAGTGCTCGCGAACGTCGCACTCACACAAGCCCTGCTGGCCGGTGTCGTGTTGGCTGGTGTCTGGTACGTTGCCGTCCCGGCTTCCGTCCTCGGGCTCGCGAAGATACCGCCGTCCGTCTCGACGGTTCTCATCGGGGTCGCGTTCGGGACCGTCCTCTGGCTGGCCAGCGAAACAGCCACGACGCTCAGTACGGCCCTGGGAGTCGAGCCGGACGAACGACTCCGAGGCCTCCTTGCGCCAGCAACCGCCGGCGGATGGCTTGCCGTCCTCGTGGTCGTGCTCCCGCTCGTGGCCATCAGCGAGGAACTGTTGTTCCGGGCCGGCGCGATCGGCGCCTCGGCGGCAGGGCTTGGCCTCTCGCCGTGGGTGCTTGCCGTCCCCGCCTCGATCGCGTTCGGGTGCTGTCACGCCATCCAAGGCCGGACTGGCGTCGTCGTCACCGGCGGTCTCGGGTTCGTCCTGGCTTCTGGGTACGTTATCACTGACAATCTGGTTGTCGTGATCGTCGCCCACTACGTCCTCGATGGGATCGAATTGCTCGTCCACGAGTGGCTCGACAGTACGGCGTCTGTGGATTGATCGGGCCTAGGTGAGCCCTTCGATGACGCGAAGTTGCTGCTCGACGGGTGGTGGCGCGGTACTCGGACCGTCCCTGACGCGATGATCCGGCACGAGCAACGGCACCGGGTTTTCGGCGAGAGCCGTTCTGACGACGCCGCGGGCGTCGTCGCTGTCCGGGTCCAGTCCGGGTGTCATCCGTGCCAGTGCTTCGACGGTGATCGTCTCGCCGTAGGGCACGTCACGAACGCGTTCGAGGACATCTCGCTGCTCAGTCGCCATCGTCAGTGCGACCTCGATATCCCGAAAGGAGACGGCCTCACCGTCCAGATAGGCGTCGATCTGGTCGAGTACGTCGTGGGCTTGGTCGGCATCCGGCGGCGGGTCCATCGGAAACGAGAGGGAAATGACGCGGCCACTCGCGATCCCTACCTGCACGGCTCGGTCCAGAGCGGGGACGTCCCGGGCATAGATGCCAGCAGTCTCGTCCATACCGGTGGGTTCGGCTGATCGGGACTTCAAGATTCGTGTGGGCTGGCCCGTCGTCGTCGGTTGTGGGTCACAATGGGGTTCAGTCGCCGGCCCCGTCGTCGATAGCATCCGGACGGACGCCCGTCTTTCGAGCGAGTTCGCTAAGTCTGTGGTTGTCAACGAGCGTCACACCGTGTGTCATGGCGGCGTCGAACGCAGCGGGATCGATCGGGTCAGTCGTCACCAGAATCGCCGAGTGATCCCCCTCGCGACGGTTTCGCTGGGCGATCAGTGCCTCGACTCTCTCAGCCGTCACCGGGACGCCCCGACGACGGACCCACAACAGGAGTGTGGGGTCGTCTCTGGATCGAGTTGCGATCGCGTCGGGTCCGGCTTCCTCGAGCAAGTCGACGGTCCAGCCCAGTTCCTGCCAGATGCGCCCCACTGCCGCTGTTGTACCGTCGTCGTCGAGTGTCTGGAGACGACGGACGGACTGGCGCTGGTTCGTGTCGATGTTGTCGGCTGTGCCCGCCTCGAATGCCTGTCGGGCTGGCGCCGAGTCGTGGCGTCCGACGTCCCCGACCGAGGTGTCGGTACACTCCAGTGTCGGGGCTGTGATGGGCTCGTCGGGCACCGCCGAGGCACTGTCCGTGTCGTCGTCCCCATGCTTTTGACGCGCTATCGCCTCGATTTGGGACCGGATATCGGTACGCCGCTCGTGAAGGGCGTCGCGATCTTCAGGTGTGAATTCCGCTGCCGTGGCGAGGGCTCGGTCGATCGATTCGCGTGCATCGTCGTAAGCCGACAGCGCTGCATCGAGTTGGCCGTCGTCCCGAAGTCGCTGGGCCTCCTGGGAGCGTCGCTCCGCGGCACGCTGCTGGGCGACGACCAGCCCCTCGACGACTGTCGCCAAGCGGTCACGGAGGAGCGATCGCTCGCCAGCGAATCGGTCGTCTGCTCGTCCCCAGTCCAGTTGGACCAGCGCGCGAAACCGCTCGAATGCGTCCCGCCAGTGGTCGACGGCTGCCAGTGGATCGGCAGCTCGCTCGGCCGCTCGCTGGGCGGCGATCGCACGGGACAACGGGGACACACTGAGCCGGTCGAGATCGTCGTCGATTGCCGTCACGTGCTGTCGAACGCTGGCAGCCATCACCGAGGAAAGATCCTCGCGACTGCGAAGGGACTGGAACGTCGCTCTGGCACGCTCGAAGTACTCGGCGGCTCGTTCGTAGCGTTCCTGCCGCCAGTGATTCTCGGCCCGAGTGCGAAACGACCGGGCGCGAGCAAGCGACAACCGCCGGCGTTCGTCACGGCGGCGTGACTCGAGGCGTGCCAGCCGGCCGTTCATCCCGCTTGCTGGGGCGTCGTAGGCGGCCGCCGTCTGGCCGGCTTCGGTTAGTGAGCTCTCGGCCCGGTCGAGTGCCCGCCGTGTGGCCTCGAACGCGCCGGTCGTCCGGTTGCGGGCAGCCTCCGCCAGGGCTGTCCGGGTCTCAGAGAGGAGTCGGTCGAACCGGATCCAGGCCTGGGCACCCTCACGAACCCGCCGTGCGACGAGTTCGGCGTCGATTCCTACAGGGAACCACGTCCAGTGTTCGGTCTCCCCACTCCAGCACTGGACGGCGACGTGTCCCCCACCCCGCTCGACGGTGACGTGTTCGATTGTATCGAGTGCCACATCGTGGATCTGATCGCTGTCATCCACTGTTGCACCGCCGACTGCCATCACGATGCGGCGGCCGGTGATCGCGACGAGCGCCCGATAGCCAGACCCAGGAGAGTAGGTCGTCTCTGTCCGCCCGCGTTCGTAGACGATCCCACGGTCGCCACTCGGGAACACCACCCGCGGCTGCTCGGCCAGCCCGAAGTGGGCTTCGAGCGGTCGGTCGGCGAGATACCCCTCCCCGAACAGCCCCCCGCGACCGGTCTCCGTCAGGAGTCGCTCGTCGACGACCTCACGGTCGTCGGATTGCATACCCCTTCGTTCGGACGAGACACCTATTGTTTTTCGGTTGACGCGTCGATACGAGCCCGGCAATCAGGCGTGTCGGCCTGCCGGCGGACGTCCGTCTGACAGGCATTTACGTATCCGTCGAGGAAAGACTGGATCGATGCCACGGCTCGTCCTTTCGCTGCCGACTGAACTCGGTGCCGGGACGGACACCCGCCCCGACCGTTCGAGGCGGTCCGATCCGGTGTCGAGTCACCACTCGATCGATCGGCCCAACGGAGACGACGCCACGGAACAGCCCCGTATCGAACAGTGGCTGGCTTGCTGGGCCGATTGAGCGAGTCTCGATCGATCAGTTCTCGGTCATCCGAGCGGCGATCCGCTGGGCACCGATCGTCGCCGCCAGATTCGGCTCGTCGGGTGCGATGGCTTCGACGTCACGATTGAGGGCGTCGCTGAGACGGTCTTCGAACTCCTCGACGATGCCGGGGATACAGGCCATCCCGCCAGTGAGGACGATCGGCTGGTCTAAGGCGAGCTGATAGACCTTCATGTGATCGTTGG
The sequence above is drawn from the Halorhabdus sp. CBA1104 genome and encodes:
- a CDS encoding restriction endonuclease, producing the protein MQSDDREVVDERLLTETGRGGLFGEGYLADRPLEAHFGLAEQPRVVFPSGDRGIVYERGRTETTYSPGSGYRALVAITGRRIVMAVGGATVDDSDQIHDVALDTIEHVTVERGGGHVAVQCWSGETEHWTWFPVGIDAELVARRVREGAQAWIRFDRLLSETRTALAEAARNRTTGAFEATRRALDRAESSLTEAGQTAAAYDAPASGMNGRLARLESRRRDERRRLSLARARSFRTRAENHWRQERYERAAEYFERARATFQSLRSREDLSSVMAASVRQHVTAIDDDLDRLSVSPLSRAIAAQRAAERAADPLAAVDHWRDAFERFRALVQLDWGRADDRFAGERSLLRDRLATVVEGLVVAQQRAAERRSQEAQRLRDDGQLDAALSAYDDARESIDRALATAAEFTPEDRDALHERRTDIRSQIEAIARQKHGDDDTDSASAVPDEPITAPTLECTDTSVGDVGRHDSAPARQAFEAGTADNIDTNQRQSVRRLQTLDDDGTTAAVGRIWQELGWTVDLLEEAGPDAIATRSRDDPTLLLWVRRRGVPVTAERVEALIAQRNRREGDHSAILVTTDPIDPAAFDAAMTHGVTLVDNHRLSELARKTGVRPDAIDDGAGD
- a CDS encoding CPBP family intramembrane glutamic endopeptidase, encoding MTRHTQRVVAAATDEPDSTDEMARSLSTPAVLANVALTQALLAGVVLAGVWYVAVPASVLGLAKIPPSVSTVLIGVAFGTVLWLASETATTLSTALGVEPDERLRGLLAPATAGGWLAVLVVVLPLVAISEELLFRAGAIGASAAGLGLSPWVLAVPASIAFGCCHAIQGRTGVVVTGGLGFVLASGYVITDNLVVVIVAHYVLDGIELLVHEWLDSTASVD
- a CDS encoding methylated-DNA--[protein]-cysteine S-methyltransferase, with the translated sequence MDETAGIYARDVPALDRAVQVGIASGRVISLSFPMDPPPDADQAHDVLDQIDAYLDGEAVSFRDIEVALTMATEQRDVLERVRDVPYGETITVEALARMTPGLDPDSDDARGVVRTALAENPVPLLVPDHRVRDGPSTAPPPVEQQLRVIEGLT